In a genomic window of Zingiber officinale cultivar Zhangliang chromosome 9B, Zo_v1.1, whole genome shotgun sequence:
- the LOC122023174 gene encoding mannose-specific lectin-like: MAVLVMLSAALLLGLFLPSSMANNVLLGDEKLFADEFLTEAGYKFIMRKSDCNLALIDPNDQQLWATNTNDNGQNCFARMQTDGNLVIFNDEKNGVWQSKTHGPEGKYILVLQRDGHVVIYGSPVWIIPEPTNRKISMATKN; this comes from the coding sequence ATGGCTGTCCTTGTCATGCTCTCTGCTGCTCTCCTCCTTGGCCTCTTCCTGCCTTCCTCCATGGCCAACAACGTTCTCCTCGGTGACGAGAAACTGTTTGCCGACGAATTCCTCACCGAAGCGGGGTATAAATTCATCATGCGGAAGTCCGACTGCAACCTGGCGCTGATCGATCCCAACGACCAGCAACTGTGGGCCACCAACACCAACGACAATGGCCAAAACTGCTTCGCCCGCATGCAGACCGACGGAAACCTCGTCATCTTCAACGATGAGAAAAACGGTGTTTGGCAGAGCAAAACCCACGGCCCGGAGGGCAAGTACATCCTCGTCCTGCAGCGCGATGGCCACGTCGTCATCTACGGCAGCCCTGTATGGATCATCCCCGAACCCACGAACAGGAAGATCTCCATGGCGACTAAGAATTAG